A region of Subdoligranulum variabile DNA encodes the following proteins:
- a CDS encoding TnpV protein: protein MTELKPRIHDESNGLDYVLVGDYYVPDLKLPEEHRPIGMWGRLHRTYLEQYRPARFSALCLSGELHTYLADLNKQATERCSLIIEQMKQAEGVTETMKADNQMLWVQSMNSIRNRAEEIIRQEMIYC from the coding sequence ATGACAGAATTGAAACCACGAATCCATGATGAAAGCAACGGTCTGGACTATGTTCTTGTGGGCGATTACTATGTGCCGGACTTGAAGCTGCCGGAGGAACACCGCCCTATCGGTATGTGGGGCAGACTGCACAGGACATATTTGGAGCAATACCGCCCTGCAAGGTTCTCTGCCCTCTGTTTATCCGGCGAACTGCATACTTACCTTGCTGACCTGAACAAACAGGCAACGGAAAGGTGCAGCCTTATCATTGAGCAGATGAAACAAGCCGAGGGTGTGACCGAAACCATGAAAGCAGACAATCAGATGTTGTGGGTACAGTCCATGAACTCTATTCGTAACCGAGCCGAAGAAATCATCAGACAGGAAATGATTTACTGCTGA
- a CDS encoding DUF6560 family protein, with product MNDFLRMCFNIITQIGPYLVVLLLLKYLVNLQQKRAKEREEEQKKGIIRTHYTIKTEKFLVVAFIVGTIFFACCTAMSLREKEDMFVICIFGIFFLVGISGIVNMVMWKLEVNGDEITWRSTFGKKRTFRFGDITYCERKKGSVRVYVNGEKLFTIDSNIDKEEFMEDIERRRIPVKSYWTNQHKKNRK from the coding sequence ATGAATGATTTTTTACGAATGTGTTTTAATATAATTACACAAATAGGTCCCTATTTAGTTGTACTTCTTCTTTTGAAATATCTTGTAAATCTTCAACAAAAGAGAGCTAAAGAACGAGAGGAAGAACAGAAAAAGGGAATAATTAGAACGCATTATACAATAAAAACAGAGAAATTCCTTGTCGTGGCATTTATCGTAGGTACAATATTTTTTGCTTGTTGTACGGCTATGAGTCTTAGGGAAAAAGAAGATATGTTTGTCATTTGTATATTTGGAATATTTTTTTTAGTAGGCATAAGCGGAATAGTCAATATGGTAATGTGGAAACTGGAAGTGAACGGAGATGAAATCACATGGCGGTCAACTTTTGGAAAAAAGAGAACTTTTCGTTTTGGGGATATTACCTACTGCGAGAGAAAAAAAGGTTCTGTGCGTGTATATGTAAATGGGGAAAAGCTATTTACCATTGATAGTAATATCGATAAAGAAGAATTTATGGAAGATATAGAGAGAAGAAGAATCCCTGTAAAATCTTACTGGACAAATCAGCATAAGAAGAATCGTAAATGA
- a CDS encoding DUF5104 domain-containing protein, with the protein MKKVLLLSSVIIILGLTGCSNKYFNDWFSSEQNETDKMCQQIIEACKQQDSEKLKSLFSEESKKNIENLDTEISAFFDYIEGSIQSFEGDCASSSESNYGKRKTELDGMYLILTEKERYCMNFYMYSEDDENAQNVGIYKIEIALESEVAEDNFIWDNPPNGIFVGGQN; encoded by the coding sequence ATGAAAAAAGTATTGTTGCTTTCCAGTGTGATTATTATACTCGGTTTAACAGGCTGCTCTAACAAATATTTCAATGACTGGTTTAGCTCTGAACAAAATGAAACGGATAAGATGTGTCAACAAATTATCGAGGCATGTAAGCAACAGGATTCAGAGAAACTCAAATCTCTATTTTCCGAAGAAAGCAAAAAGAACATTGAGAATTTAGACACTGAAATCTCTGCTTTTTTCGATTATATTGAGGGCAGTATCCAAAGTTTTGAGGGCGATTGTGCATCATCAAGTGAAAGCAACTATGGTAAAAGGAAAACGGAATTGGATGGTATGTATCTCATATTGACAGAGAAGGAACGGTATTGTATGAATTTTTATATGTATAGTGAGGATGATGAAAATGCTCAAAATGTGGGGATATATAAAATTGAAATTGCATTGGAGAGCGAAGTGGCTGAGGATAATTTTATATGGGATAATCCCCCAAACGGTATTTTTGTTGGAGGACAAAATTGA
- a CDS encoding CHC2 zinc finger domain-containing protein, whose amino-acid sequence MNVFEVVKENVTARQAAEAYGLKVGRTGMACCPFHSDKSPSMKLDERYYCFGCGATGDAVDLTAKLFGIGLREAAVKLAEDFGLNYDSRQKPSVRPRIREPTPEQKYQKGENHCYKVLTDYFHLLREWEKKYAPKQPDEEWNPLFAEALHKKNYIEYLLDILLYGSLEERKALVAEQRKEVLKLEQRIAELSADRTMHSRRNPKQLRAERER is encoded by the coding sequence ATGAATGTATTTGAAGTTGTAAAAGAAAATGTTACTGCCCGACAAGCCGCAGAAGCCTATGGCTTGAAAGTGGGTCGCACAGGTATGGCGTGCTGTCCGTTTCACTCAGATAAGTCCCCCAGTATGAAGCTGGATGAACGCTATTACTGTTTTGGCTGCGGAGCAACCGGAGACGCTGTTGATCTCACAGCGAAGCTATTCGGTATCGGGCTGAGGGAAGCTGCTGTCAAACTTGCTGAAGATTTTGGTCTTAACTATGACAGCCGACAAAAGCCCAGTGTCCGCCCTCGTATTCGTGAGCCGACACCGGAACAGAAGTATCAAAAAGGAGAAAATCATTGCTACAAGGTGCTGACGGATTATTTTCATCTTCTTAGAGAATGGGAAAAGAAATACGCTCCTAAACAGCCGGATGAGGAATGGAATCCCCTGTTTGCAGAAGCACTGCATAAGAAGAACTATATCGAATATCTGCTTGATATTCTTCTGTATGGTTCATTGGAGGAACGAAAAGCACTTGTGGCAGAACAGAGAAAGGAGGTGTTAAAACTTGAACAGCGAATTGCAGAACTGTCAGCAGACAGAACCATGCACAGTAGAAGAAATCCGAAACAGCTTAGAGCAGAGCGAGAAAGGTAA
- a CDS encoding VapE domain-containing protein — MQNCQQTEPCTVEEIRNSLEQSEKGKVYNTAANYKRVLQYDPLLKGAIRKNLLTERIDIVKPLGWYRDSPTLTDVDVKYLLLYFEENYGLTVEKKIIDAVAVIANENRYHPVCDFLNALQWDGTERIRFCLHRFLGSDTDDYTYEALKLFLLGAISRAFKPGCKFEVMLCLVGGQGAGKSSFFRLLAVNDDWFSDDLKKLDDENVYRKMQGHWIIEMSEMIATANAKSIEEIKSFLSRQKETYKIPYETHPADRKRQCVFGGSSNTLDFLPLDRTGNRRFVPVMVYPERAEVHILADEQASREYINQMWAEAMEIYRSGNFRLRFSPAMNDYLKAHQKDFMPEDTKAGQILDYLERYSGSIVCSKQLYKEALGHDYDEPKQWELREINDIMNNAVTGWMAFSNPRYFPEPYRRQKGWERIRNDNEPDNSMDGFQEIPTEEMEQLGLPEEWLKQK; from the coding sequence TTGCAGAACTGTCAGCAGACAGAACCATGCACAGTAGAAGAAATCCGAAACAGCTTAGAGCAGAGCGAGAAAGGTAAGGTTTATAATACTGCCGCAAATTATAAGCGTGTTCTGCAATATGATCCACTTTTGAAAGGGGCTATCCGAAAAAATCTTCTGACCGAAAGAATCGACATTGTGAAGCCCCTCGGTTGGTATCGTGACAGCCCGACATTGACGGATGTGGATGTGAAATATCTGCTCCTATATTTTGAAGAAAACTATGGATTGACCGTAGAGAAGAAAATCATAGACGCAGTTGCGGTTATTGCCAACGAAAACCGTTACCACCCTGTCTGTGATTTTCTTAATGCCCTGCAATGGGACGGAACAGAACGCATACGCTTCTGTCTGCACCGCTTTCTCGGTTCTGATACAGATGATTACACCTATGAAGCATTGAAGTTGTTTCTGTTGGGTGCTATCTCACGAGCCTTTAAGCCGGGGTGCAAATTTGAGGTTATGCTCTGTCTTGTGGGCGGTCAGGGAGCTGGAAAGTCCTCTTTCTTCCGTTTGCTTGCGGTCAATGATGACTGGTTCTCTGATGACTTGAAAAAGCTGGATGATGAAAATGTGTACCGCAAAATGCAGGGGCATTGGATTATTGAAATGTCGGAAATGATTGCAACCGCTAACGCTAAGAGCATTGAAGAAATCAAGTCCTTTCTGAGCCGCCAAAAGGAAACCTATAAGATACCGTATGAAACACATCCGGCAGACAGAAAACGACAATGTGTGTTTGGAGGTTCTTCTAATACCCTTGACTTTCTTCCCCTTGACCGAACAGGCAACCGCCGCTTCGTTCCGGTTATGGTCTATCCTGAAAGGGCTGAGGTTCATATTTTGGCGGATGAACAGGCTTCCAGAGAGTATATCAATCAGATGTGGGCAGAAGCTATGGAGATTTACAGAAGCGGCAATTTCCGTCTGAGATTCAGTCCGGCTATGAACGATTATCTGAAAGCCCACCAAAAGGATTTTATGCCGGAGGACACAAAGGCAGGACAGATTTTAGACTATCTGGAACGCTATTCCGGCAGCATAGTCTGCTCTAAGCAGCTTTACAAGGAAGCACTGGGGCATGATTATGACGAACCGAAACAATGGGAACTGCGAGAGATCAATGACATTATGAATAACGCTGTCACAGGCTGGATGGCGTTCAGCAATCCGAGATATTTTCCAGAGCCTTACCGCAGACAAAAGGGCTGGGAGCGTATCAGGAACGACAACGAGCCTGACAACAGCATGGATGGTTTTCAGGAAATCCCGACAGAGGAAATGGAACAGTTAGGACTTCCGGAGGAATGGTTGAAGCAAAAATAA
- a CDS encoding DNA topoisomerase, with product METAGNDQFDDDTEKKGLGTPATRAGIIEKLVKSGFAERKGKSLIPTKDGCNLVCVLPEQITSPAMTAEWENTLMEIERGNADADAFLSGIVRMTGDLVKAYPFLSDAEAQRFGTGKEEIGKCPRCGSPVYVGKGNFYCSNKECSFCLWEDNKFFSSKKKKLTKKIAKELLDKGWCRVTGLYTPKKPQLYDAVIRLDDSGGKYVSFKMEFDR from the coding sequence ATGGAGACTGCCGGAAACGATCAGTTTGACGATGACACCGAGAAGAAAGGTCTCGGAACACCCGCGACCCGCGCCGGTATCATTGAAAAGCTGGTGAAATCCGGCTTTGCAGAGCGCAAAGGCAAATCCCTCATTCCCACGAAGGACGGCTGCAACCTTGTCTGCGTCCTGCCGGAACAGATCACATCTCCCGCAATGACGGCGGAATGGGAAAACACGCTCATGGAGATTGAGCGCGGCAATGCGGATGCAGACGCATTCCTCAGCGGCATTGTCCGGATGACCGGGGATCTCGTGAAAGCCTATCCGTTTCTCTCCGATGCCGAAGCCCAGCGTTTCGGCACGGGCAAAGAGGAAATCGGCAAATGTCCCCGCTGTGGATCTCCGGTCTATGTCGGCAAGGGCAATTTCTACTGCTCGAACAAGGAATGCTCCTTCTGCCTGTGGGAAGACAACAAGTTCTTTTCCAGCAAGAAAAAGAAGCTGACCAAGAAGATTGCAAAGGAGCTGCTGGACAAGGGCTGGTGCCGCGTGACCGGGCTTTACACGCCGAAGAAGCCTCAGCTCTACGATGCGGTGATCCGGCTGGATGACAGCGGCGGCAAATACGTCAGCTTCAAGATGGAGTTTGATCGATGA
- a CDS encoding DUF3849 domain-containing protein has product MAENRNAQQVREITDKLEQGIKELFESERFKEYLRTMSKFYNYSFNNTLLIAMQKPEATYVAGYTSWQRNFDRQVMKGEKGIKILAPAPYKAQEEREKIDPLTQKPVIGADGKAVTETVEVLRPAFKVVSVFDVSQTDGKELPDIIVDELKGTVENYEAFFDALKQESPVPISFEDIPGGAKGFFSPVESRIAIQEGMSEIQTVKTAIHEIAHAKLHAVKPDEKTAPEDKKDRHTKEVEAESVAYTVCQRYGIETSDYSFGYIAGWSSGKETKELKSSLDTIRKTAAEMIEGIDAKLKVLLAEKAQSAEKEVEAPIKEAVPEEKPEVPIYRETANYAYEAGEMEAYRASLAANVECRSAIEAAISSNYGDNRLDADAAVKSVLEQFSPERVRYVLANTIQQKDFDGRIPQPLKEWAKNVEVCPENASHFLVDKANPGLTALFVDAFRQQTEPQKEVTSEKTEERDPEVVAWENDEITSIEVKTVEVKPPVVPLPEEAAKAPKAHRLTAEEKEIKAAVMDTLKGQIAYNNDGMRASYRASNHSFNLLARNGVRIEGNTVTQNGEPLFKIHRRHAARKTQGCYRELMPTLEYVKQEQKQEKPSIRDQLKAAAKTQPEKKSPVKSKTHDMEL; this is encoded by the coding sequence ATGGCTGAAAACAGAAATGCACAGCAAGTCCGCGAAATCACGGACAAGCTGGAACAGGGCATCAAGGAGCTTTTTGAATCCGAGCGGTTCAAGGAATATCTCCGCACGATGTCCAAGTTCTACAACTATTCCTTCAACAACACGCTGCTCATTGCGATGCAGAAGCCGGAGGCAACCTATGTTGCCGGTTATACCTCGTGGCAGCGCAACTTTGACCGTCAGGTCATGAAGGGCGAAAAGGGCATCAAGATTCTTGCACCCGCGCCGTACAAGGCGCAGGAAGAGCGTGAGAAGATTGATCCTTTGACGCAGAAGCCGGTGATCGGCGCAGATGGGAAGGCTGTCACGGAAACGGTTGAGGTCCTGCGTCCTGCCTTCAAGGTGGTAAGTGTCTTTGATGTTTCCCAGACGGACGGCAAGGAGCTTCCGGACATCATCGTCGATGAGCTGAAAGGCACCGTCGAGAACTACGAGGCGTTCTTCGATGCACTCAAGCAGGAATCTCCCGTCCCCATTTCCTTTGAGGATATTCCGGGCGGCGCAAAGGGATTCTTCTCACCGGTTGAAAGCCGCATTGCCATTCAGGAAGGCATGAGCGAAATCCAAACGGTCAAGACCGCCATTCACGAGATCGCCCACGCAAAGCTCCACGCTGTAAAGCCGGACGAGAAAACCGCCCCCGAAGACAAGAAGGATCGTCACACCAAGGAGGTTGAAGCGGAAAGCGTAGCTTACACTGTCTGTCAGCGGTACGGCATTGAAACCTCGGACTACTCCTTCGGGTACATCGCCGGTTGGTCATCCGGCAAGGAAACCAAGGAGTTGAAAAGCTCTCTGGACACCATCCGCAAGACGGCGGCTGAGATGATCGAGGGCATTGACGCCAAGCTCAAGGTGCTGCTGGCAGAGAAAGCACAGTCCGCAGAGAAGGAAGTCGAAGCTCCCATAAAGGAAGCTGTTCCGGAGGAAAAGCCGGAAGTCCCCATTTACCGCGAGACAGCGAATTACGCCTATGAAGCCGGTGAGATGGAAGCATACCGTGCTTCTCTCGCCGCAAACGTGGAATGCCGCAGTGCGATTGAAGCGGCGATCAGTTCTAACTATGGGGACAACCGACTGGATGCGGATGCTGCCGTGAAAAGTGTCCTTGAGCAGTTCTCTCCAGAGCGCGTCCGGTATGTCCTCGCAAACACCATTCAGCAGAAAGACTTTGACGGGCGCATTCCCCAGCCCCTCAAGGAATGGGCGAAGAACGTTGAGGTCTGCCCTGAGAACGCCTCCCACTTCCTCGTGGACAAAGCCAATCCCGGACTGACCGCACTTTTCGTGGATGCGTTCCGTCAGCAGACCGAACCCCAGAAGGAAGTCACTTCTGAGAAAACAGAGGAAAGAGACCCGGAGGTCGTTGCGTGGGAGAACGATGAGATTACCTCTATCGAGGTAAAAACCGTGGAGGTCAAGCCTCCCGTTGTCCCCTTGCCGGAGGAAGCAGCGAAAGCACCGAAGGCACACCGCCTGACTGCCGAAGAGAAGGAAATCAAAGCCGCCGTCATGGACACGCTCAAGGGGCAGATTGCCTATAACAATGACGGTATGCGGGCGTCCTATCGCGCCTCTAACCATTCCTTCAATCTGCTGGCACGGAACGGCGTCAGGATCGAGGGCAACACGGTCACGCAGAACGGTGAGCCGCTGTTCAAAATCCATCGCCGTCATGCGGCGCGGAAAACACAGGGCTGCTACCGTGAGCTGATGCCGACGCTGGAATACGTCAAGCAGGAGCAGAAGCAGGAAAAGCCCTCTATCCGCGATCAGCTCAAAGCTGCCGCGAAAACGCAGCCGGAGAAGAAGTCCCCGGTCAAATCCAAAACACACGACATGGAGTTGTGA